The following are from one region of the Cytobacillus firmus genome:
- a CDS encoding Asp23/Gls24 family envelope stress response protein has protein sequence MHNDHLNFETIQAAIDIISAIVESSLEEREGVIPLKHERFTVFKRKEEPISITFKNTEVYLKIKLNIVKGKNILEEALRIQKEIKDEIVHLTGLKVKRVDLSVQKIISAGNALSEN, from the coding sequence ATGCATAACGATCATCTTAACTTCGAGACGATTCAGGCAGCCATTGATATAATCTCTGCAATCGTAGAATCCAGCCTGGAGGAAAGAGAAGGTGTAATTCCTCTAAAACATGAAAGATTCACTGTTTTTAAGAGAAAAGAAGAACCGATCTCCATCACTTTTAAAAACACTGAGGTATACTTGAAAATTAAGCTTAACATAGTAAAAGGAAAAAATATCCTGGAGGAAGCTCTCAGGATTCAGAAAGAAATTAAGGATGAAATTGTCCATTTAACAGGACTGAAGGTAAAAAGAGTGGATCTGTCAGTTCAAAAAATAATATCTGCAGGGAACGCTCTTTCAGAAAATTAA
- a CDS encoding CAP domain-containing protein, with protein MQKYKAISILFFLIFFTPQTAGAAVDYRVEQKDTLWEIALRFQKDLHEIINSNPQIENPDLIFPGEMIIIPDNGKKVAFPKMGENENELMRLTNEKRKELRLKPLSVDLQLNAEAQKKSSDMMKLQYVSHNSPTYGNPTEMLRNQQISFFTVKENIGAGYKTADEMFAAWMNSSVHRENILNKKATHIGAGYCQGGLHGHYWTIFIVEKNEGG; from the coding sequence TTGCAGAAATACAAAGCCATCAGTATCTTATTTTTTCTAATATTCTTTACACCTCAGACTGCAGGTGCTGCTGTAGATTACAGAGTTGAGCAAAAGGATACTCTTTGGGAAATTGCACTTAGATTTCAAAAAGATCTGCATGAAATTATTAATAGCAATCCTCAGATAGAAAATCCTGATTTAATATTTCCAGGTGAAATGATTATCATTCCAGACAATGGAAAGAAGGTAGCTTTTCCCAAAATGGGTGAGAATGAAAATGAACTCATGAGACTCACCAACGAAAAAAGAAAGGAATTAAGGCTAAAACCCTTGTCTGTGGATTTGCAGCTGAATGCTGAAGCCCAAAAAAAATCTTCGGATATGATGAAATTACAATATGTTTCACATAATTCTCCTACATATGGAAATCCTACAGAAATGTTAAGGAATCAGCAGATTTCGTTTTTCACCGTTAAGGAGAATATCGGGGCGGGCTATAAAACAGCTGATGAAATGTTTGCTGCCTGGATGAATTCCTCGGTCCACAGGGAGAATATTCTTAACAAAAAGGCAACCCATATCGGTGCCGGATATTGTCAAGGAGGCCTGCACGGTCACTATTGGACCATATTCATTGTAGAAAAAAATGAAGGAGGATAA
- a CDS encoding YugN family protein, with product MKFENTGLQNNKADLTRLDEVMLSHGLVREGQWDYERVTYDRKFELKEGVFYLRVFGYAAEGDVGAHRATIQLMTPLLGKHYYPHGVEYGEGESFPKSLVSQCEKILSEIKAEIDQFAE from the coding sequence ATGAAATTTGAAAACACAGGTCTGCAAAATAATAAAGCAGACTTAACCCGCTTAGATGAAGTAATGCTTTCACACGGCCTTGTGCGTGAAGGGCAATGGGATTATGAAAGAGTTACATATGACCGGAAATTCGAATTAAAAGAAGGTGTTTTTTACCTTCGTGTATTTGGATATGCTGCTGAAGGAGATGTAGGAGCCCATAGAGCAACTATTCAGCTTATGACCCCGCTGCTAGGGAAACATTACTATCCGCACGGTGTAGAATACGGCGAAGGCGAAAGCTTCCCTAAATCATTAGTAAGCCAATGCGAAAAAATTCTTAGTGAAATCAAAGCTGAAATTGACCAATTTGCTGAGTAA
- a CDS encoding CBS domain-containing protein encodes MEKIRDIMTDQVESCSLLDNVYEVAVKMKELNVGAIPIVDSDKLVGMITDRDIVLRCVAEKHPASSKVEDIMSSHLVTVSSDTEAREAARLMAEHQIRRLPVVEGDKLVGIVSLGDFAVRHLTDDQAGEALTDISKHETEAQH; translated from the coding sequence TTGGAAAAAATCCGCGATATTATGACAGACCAGGTTGAAAGCTGTTCTCTATTGGACAATGTTTATGAAGTGGCAGTTAAAATGAAAGAATTAAACGTAGGGGCTATCCCGATTGTGGATAGTGATAAGCTCGTCGGAATGATTACCGACCGGGATATCGTTCTTCGCTGTGTGGCAGAAAAACATCCTGCTTCATCTAAAGTGGAAGATATAATGAGCAGCCATTTAGTAACTGTGTCAAGTGATACAGAGGCTCGGGAAGCAGCCCGTTTGATGGCAGAACATCAGATTCGCAGGCTTCCTGTTGTAGAAGGTGACAAGCTTGTTGGGATCGTATCACTGGGTGACTTTGCCGTGCGTCATTTAACAGACGACCAGGCTGGAGAAGCCCTTACTGATATTTCTAAACACGAAACTGAAGCACAGCATTGA
- the ytvI gene encoding sporulation integral membrane protein YtvI, giving the protein MSTLFTKRFLFILIAVILITVLFYFILPVSVPLIVAFITALILEPVVKLLQNKIKISRRVSVLITFLGFVLFIGLSGYFITTKVITEAIKLVENAPMYINEITKAWLRAEADFSNAAKDLPKDLVDEISNQIQSFLNKTKNDLVAYVNIDSLKALLTNIPNYLVSFIVYLIALFLFLIDLPRLRKGLYNHLTDKTADKVKFMTSRLSYVGFGFFKAQFLVSVIIFIVSLIGLLFINPEMALIMSIIIWVIDFIPIIGSIVILGPWALFHLLTGDLAMGTQLAILAAVLLIIRRTVEPKVMGTHIGLSPLATLIAMYLGLKLIGILGFIIGPLLVIAFNSAKEAGLIKMNFKI; this is encoded by the coding sequence TTGTCTACATTATTCACAAAACGTTTTTTATTCATATTGATTGCTGTAATTCTTATAACTGTCCTTTTTTATTTCATTTTGCCTGTTTCTGTTCCGCTGATTGTTGCATTTATTACAGCATTAATCCTGGAGCCAGTTGTGAAACTGCTGCAAAATAAAATAAAAATAAGCCGAAGAGTATCTGTGCTGATTACTTTTCTGGGATTTGTACTCTTCATTGGCTTATCAGGTTACTTTATTACGACAAAAGTGATTACTGAAGCCATTAAACTTGTTGAAAATGCTCCTATGTACATTAATGAAATTACAAAAGCATGGCTCAGGGCAGAAGCGGACTTTTCCAATGCCGCCAAAGACCTTCCTAAAGACCTTGTTGATGAAATAAGCAACCAGATTCAATCCTTCTTGAATAAAACGAAGAATGACCTTGTCGCTTACGTAAATATTGATAGCTTAAAAGCACTTCTGACAAACATCCCGAATTATCTTGTCAGTTTCATCGTATATTTGATTGCCTTATTTTTGTTTTTAATTGATCTTCCACGATTAAGGAAAGGCTTGTATAATCACCTTACAGATAAAACAGCAGATAAAGTCAAGTTTATGACTTCACGGCTCTCTTATGTTGGGTTTGGCTTTTTCAAGGCTCAATTCCTTGTAAGTGTGATTATCTTTATCGTTTCCTTGATTGGATTATTATTTATCAATCCCGAAATGGCATTGATCATGTCTATAATCATTTGGGTTATTGACTTTATCCCTATTATTGGCTCAATTGTCATTCTAGGCCCATGGGCATTGTTCCATCTGCTGACTGGAGATTTAGCTATGGGGACACAATTGGCAATTCTTGCAGCAGTCCTCTTAATTATCAGGAGGACAGTTGAGCCAAAGGTAATGGGCACCCATATAGGGCTATCTCCGCTTGCTACGCTAATAGCCATGTATCTAGGCCTGAAACTCATTGGAATACTGGGCTTCATTATTGGCCCATTACTGGTCATTGCCTTTAATTCCGCAAAAGAAGCAGGACTTATTAAGATGAATTTCAAAATATAA
- a CDS encoding CAP domain-containing protein, giving the protein MICIFLAAGFYIDIGRKEKGEILVSQENTIKDINNKENNLSSNTGFPEKGVASLMGKSAEELKESLGEPSRIDPSFYGYEWWIYNKSGTEYIQAGVSNNKVVSLFATGEDSDIYPFKIGQPIGELYSSVFFETEFSLKVKDSSYRFELSEDDLNTRPLVMVGEYYAQLNIDRFTGTLSSVRLMDAATLIKLRPYEMVYRGELLEPPVPSPAFEDDVERAKEKQIFDITNVIRVSHHLQPLKWDDLTAAAALAHSKDMYETKDFSHTSKTYGDLADRLEAAEVSYEAAGENIAANYTDAPAVVEGWLNSKGHRDSLLKEEFTHLGVGVYKKHYTQNFIKKADGEAKN; this is encoded by the coding sequence TTGATTTGCATTTTTCTGGCAGCAGGCTTTTACATCGATATTGGGCGTAAAGAAAAAGGGGAAATCCTCGTCAGTCAGGAAAATACAATTAAGGATATAAATAATAAGGAAAATAACCTATCTTCCAATACGGGGTTCCCTGAAAAGGGTGTGGCTTCACTAATGGGAAAGTCAGCTGAGGAGCTTAAAGAAAGTTTGGGAGAGCCGTCCAGAATAGATCCCTCTTTTTATGGATACGAATGGTGGATATATAATAAAAGCGGTACTGAGTATATTCAGGCTGGCGTCAGCAATAATAAAGTAGTTAGTTTGTTTGCGACAGGCGAAGATTCAGACATTTACCCTTTTAAAATAGGGCAGCCAATTGGTGAATTATATTCATCCGTCTTTTTTGAAACGGAATTCAGTCTTAAAGTAAAAGACAGCTCATACCGTTTCGAGTTATCTGAAGATGACCTTAATACAAGGCCGCTTGTTATGGTTGGTGAGTACTATGCACAGCTTAATATAGATAGATTTACAGGGACGCTTTCCAGCGTGAGGTTAATGGATGCAGCCACTTTAATTAAGCTTCGCCCGTATGAAATGGTTTACCGTGGTGAATTATTGGAGCCCCCCGTGCCTTCTCCTGCTTTTGAAGACGATGTGGAGAGAGCGAAAGAGAAGCAAATTTTCGACATTACCAATGTTATAAGAGTCAGCCATCATTTACAGCCGCTGAAATGGGATGATCTGACTGCTGCGGCAGCTTTAGCTCATAGCAAAGATATGTATGAAACAAAAGACTTTTCTCATACTTCTAAAACTTACGGCGATTTGGCGGACCGGCTTGAAGCTGCGGAGGTCTCATATGAGGCTGCCGGGGAAAACATAGCTGCAAATTATACAGATGCCCCAGCTGTTGTTGAAGGATGGCTTAACAGCAAAGGCCATCGGGATAGTCTGCTGAAAGAAGAGTTTACCCATCTTGGAGTTGGAGTTTATAAAAAGCATTATACTCAAAATTTCATAAAAAAAGCTGATGGAGAAGCTAAAAACTGA